The following proteins are co-located in the Paralichthys olivaceus isolate ysfri-2021 chromosome 2, ASM2471397v2, whole genome shotgun sequence genome:
- the LOC109638544 gene encoding probable G-protein coupled receptor codes for MEENSSFPTPDYNDSTAAWPPMPSAPSRHLGTLPNPQMRFKDLTGIFFMVTMNVLALLANTAVLVVVIKAPHLRKFAFVCHLCAVDLLCAILLMPLGIVSSSPYFAGVVFTMLECQVYVFLNVILIAASIFTITAISVERYYYIVHPMRYEVKMTLKLTAAVMVMVWVASAVLGLSTVFGWPSYSRLSTISAAHCSLHWSHSDHRRIFSVLFSVTCFCLPAVVIFAVYCNVYKVARVAARQHGPLPSWTTNQLKLRSDSINSQTTIITTRNAPRRIMRDRPFGGGKAALTLVLIVGQYLICWLPYFAFHLHLTLHATPIIPEDLEETVTWLAYSSFAVNPFFYGLLNRQIREELCKLRRCYAARPVELAASSHEGSGQENFLQFLHRTSCTLETRASFATPSPRNTLDQTGQTGFRIPGQIPEEFG; via the coding sequence ATGGAGGAAAACAGTTCATTCCCGACCCCTGATTACAATGACAGCACCGCCGCATGGCCACCAATGCCTTCAGCCCCCAGCAGACACCTGGGCACCCTTCCCAACCCCCAGATGCGCTTCAAGGACCTGACAGGGATATTTTTCATGGTGACCATGAATGTCCTGGCACTTCTGGCCAACACTGCTGTTCTGGTTGTTGTCATAAAAGCCCCTCATCTCAGGAAATTTGCCTTTGTTTGTCACCTGTGTGCAGTGGACCTGCTCTGTGCCATCTTGCTCATGCCTCTGGGGATTGTGTCCAGCTCTCCGTACTTTGCTGGCGTGGTGTTTACTATGCTGGAGTGTCAGGTGTACGTATTCCTCAATGTAATCCTCATAGCCGCCTCTATCTTCACCATCACGGCCATCAGTGTTGAGCGTTACTACTACATCGTCCACCCTATGCGCTACGAGGTGAAGATGACGCTGAAGCTGACTGCAGCTGTCATGGTGATGGTGTGGGTGGCCTCTGCCGTGCTGGGGCTGTCCACTGTGTTTGGGTGGCCGTCCTACAGCCGTCTGAGCACCATCAGTGCTGCACACTGCTCGCTGCACTGGAGCCACAGTGATCACAGACGGATCTTCTCTGTGCTCTTCAGTGTCACATGCTTCTGTCTGCCAGCTGTTGTGATTTTTGCTGTCTACTGTAATGTGTACAAGGTTGCACGTGTGGCCGCCCGCCAGCATGGACCTCTGCCCTCGTGGACAACTAATCAACTGAAGCTTCGCTCTGACTCAATAAACAGCCAGACCACCATCATTACAACCCGCAACGCCCCGCGCAGGATCATGCGTGACCGGCCTTTTGGTGGTGGTAAAGCTGCTCTCACTCTGGTGCTAATTGTTGGTCAGTACTTGATCTGCTGGCTGCCTTACTTTGCCTTCCACCTCCACCTGACGCTACATGCAACACCCATCATCCCCGAGGACCTGGAGGAGACAGTTACCTGGCTGGCCTATTCCTCCTTTGCAGTTAACCCATTTTTTTATGGGCTTCTGAACCGGCAGATCAGGGAGGAGCTTTGTAAACTGAGGCGCTGCTACGCGGCCCGGCCCGTGGAGCTGGCGGCCTCCAGCCACGAGGGCTCAGGCCAGGAGaacttcctgcagttcctccaCAGGACCAGCTGCACGTTAGAGACACGAGCAAGCTTTGCCACACCCAGTCCCAGAAACACTCTGGATCAAACTGGGCAGACCGGATTCAGGATACCAGGACAGATCCCAGAAGAGTTTGGTTAG